From Bacteroidota bacterium, the proteins below share one genomic window:
- a CDS encoding VWA domain-containing protein — protein sequence MEWDQFLFKRISELVQWVRRPAVDPQRQAAAVELETLKPRLTALARLLSGRAVNIHPAEREGGWRGDQWLLPSRYDRSATQTGNVDFFLFRIFFLYGQERLRHAFRGEEANSILQASACALLNADAVLAFLSNEFPGFDELHQRVKEDVMAGHDASDPAEPWLYGRWYRLDDDSWCKLDVNADAASKNTVAVEKDSKDYSERQAPAREETELLIVDSEEQENYTLTHNFEKIETLDTFSGRWRDFDGSDDLDEHGEALQELDLRQLVRVDSPVHSVYRTEFIQSLGLIETADALHAGFHRCYDEWNFQQHGYRKGYCRVYPTFLKESLSGYAATTLSKHAGLARSMRRQAERYLTEHFVQQRLSWGDAPDLDAMVEAYLDRKAGITPSENLYQSRRKRGRDAAILVLTDTSLSTDGYSNNQRVLDLEKEALVLVADVWEKLGVRFQLDTFNSRTHNHCNYGTVKGFHESWQLCRDRIGAIGSSGYTRIGPALRHATYLLNQVRASSRWLLLLTDGKPNDYDRYEGQYGIQDVRQAIREAERDGVHVSAIAIEEAARFYLPQMFGKGGFELLRHPRQLPFALLNGYLRIVR from the coding sequence ATGGAGTGGGATCAGTTTCTGTTCAAACGGATCTCCGAACTCGTACAATGGGTCAGACGTCCTGCGGTGGATCCGCAACGGCAAGCGGCGGCGGTGGAGTTGGAAACCCTGAAACCGCGACTGACAGCCCTGGCTCGTCTCTTGTCGGGGCGCGCGGTGAACATACATCCCGCCGAGCGCGAAGGTGGCTGGCGAGGAGATCAGTGGTTGTTGCCGTCGCGGTATGACCGTTCGGCAACGCAAACCGGCAATGTTGATTTTTTTCTATTCAGGATCTTCTTCCTGTATGGTCAAGAGCGACTGCGACATGCTTTTCGTGGAGAGGAGGCGAATAGTATACTACAGGCGAGCGCGTGCGCACTGCTGAACGCGGACGCGGTGCTGGCTTTTCTGTCGAACGAATTTCCGGGATTTGACGAATTGCATCAACGCGTGAAAGAAGACGTGATGGCCGGACACGATGCGTCGGATCCGGCCGAACCCTGGTTGTATGGCCGTTGGTATCGACTCGATGACGACAGCTGGTGCAAGCTCGACGTAAATGCTGATGCTGCATCGAAAAATACCGTGGCAGTAGAGAAAGATTCGAAGGATTATTCAGAAAGGCAGGCGCCGGCGCGGGAGGAAACCGAGCTGTTGATCGTCGATTCGGAGGAACAAGAGAACTATACGCTCACCCACAATTTCGAAAAGATCGAGACGCTGGATACGTTCTCCGGTCGGTGGCGCGATTTTGACGGAAGCGACGACCTGGATGAGCATGGCGAAGCATTGCAGGAACTGGACCTCCGGCAACTGGTACGCGTTGATAGCCCGGTGCATTCGGTGTATCGGACGGAATTCATTCAGTCGCTGGGCCTGATCGAAACCGCTGACGCTCTTCATGCCGGATTTCATCGGTGTTACGACGAATGGAATTTCCAGCAACATGGTTATCGTAAGGGTTATTGCCGGGTCTATCCGACCTTCCTAAAAGAGTCATTGTCGGGTTACGCGGCGACGACTTTGAGCAAACACGCCGGTTTGGCGCGTTCGATGCGGCGGCAGGCAGAGCGATACCTGACCGAGCATTTTGTACAACAGCGCTTGTCGTGGGGAGACGCTCCTGATCTTGACGCGATGGTGGAAGCTTATCTGGACCGGAAGGCAGGCATCACTCCGTCGGAAAATCTGTATCAGTCGCGCCGGAAGCGTGGCCGGGATGCGGCGATCCTGGTATTGACCGATACCAGCCTAAGCACCGATGGATATTCAAACAACCAGCGGGTATTGGATCTGGAGAAGGAAGCGCTGGTACTTGTCGCGGACGTTTGGGAAAAGTTGGGTGTCCGCTTCCAGCTTGACACGTTCAATAGCCGGACGCATAACCATTGTAACTATGGAACGGTAAAGGGCTTTCACGAGTCCTGGCAATTGTGCCGGGATCGCATTGGTGCAATTGGAAGTTCGGGTTATACCCGCATCGGCCCGGCACTACGACACGCGACCTATCTGTTGAATCAGGTGCGTGCTTCCAGTCGCTGGTTATTGTTGTTGACCGACGGAAAGCCGAATGATTACGACCGGTACGAAGGTCAATACGGTATCCAAGATGTACGGCAGGCCATTCGGGAAGCGGAACGGGATGGGGTGCATGTCTCAGCGATAGCCATCGAAGAAGCAGCACGGTTTTATTTGCCCCAGATGTTCGGTAAAGGTGGCTTTGAGTTGTTGAGGCATCCTCGCCAATTGCCGTTCGCTTTGTTGAATGGATACCTGCGAATCGTGCGCTGA
- a CDS encoding T9SS type A sorting domain-containing protein: MRLTLLLLIWSLFASAQQTFTVFDRNNSPLPDNQCRYIAIDSLNRKWFCTEFGLAIYDDNTWTVYQTTNSGLTDNSVKHVAFDAAGRAWISTQNGGVCVFDGTNWTSYTTANSPIAADYIRSVTIDRFGSAWICTIAGLSRFDGANWTTWNIGNSNIPVDHISRCVIENDTLRWLGTVNGGFSQMIRDTGFTTWDYMHQNFPDNSMNDLVLGPLNHLWMTCPAGALVNFYNGGWFTYNTLSSGIPTNSLNSLQFDSLTNIWLGTYDRGIVKKEGPVYYSWYTANSDMPDDNVFYTCIEGNGIVWAGTEQSGVVRFDENLWLGPKPVAEPSRLTLFPNPAHDFVNLRFDHARPDLVQLYNMQGQLIRSMHNLSAPVQRLDLTGLSGGCYLVRIAEGTRIERKTLIIE; the protein is encoded by the coding sequence ATGCGCCTGACCCTACTCCTGCTGATCTGGTCCCTGTTCGCCTCCGCGCAACAGACCTTTACTGTCTTCGACCGAAATAACTCCCCGCTTCCCGACAACCAATGCCGCTACATCGCGATCGACAGTCTGAACCGGAAATGGTTCTGTACCGAATTCGGTCTTGCGATCTACGACGACAACACCTGGACGGTTTACCAGACGACGAACAGCGGTCTCACCGACAATTCTGTCAAGCATGTCGCGTTCGATGCGGCTGGTCGGGCGTGGATCTCGACACAGAACGGAGGCGTCTGCGTATTCGACGGCACGAACTGGACCAGCTACACCACGGCCAACTCGCCGATCGCCGCCGACTATATCCGAAGCGTTACGATCGATCGCTTTGGCAGCGCGTGGATCTGTACCATCGCCGGACTTAGCCGGTTCGACGGCGCCAACTGGACGACCTGGAACATTGGCAATTCGAACATTCCCGTTGATCACATCTCACGCTGCGTAATTGAAAACGATACACTGCGCTGGCTGGGAACGGTGAACGGCGGATTTTCCCAAATGATCCGTGATACGGGGTTCACCACCTGGGACTACATGCACCAGAACTTTCCCGACAACAGCATGAACGATCTTGTACTGGGTCCGCTTAACCACCTGTGGATGACATGTCCTGCCGGCGCGCTGGTCAATTTCTACAACGGCGGTTGGTTCACTTACAATACGCTCAGTTCCGGTATCCCCACCAATTCGCTCAACTCCCTGCAGTTCGATTCCCTGACCAACATCTGGTTGGGCACCTACGATCGTGGCATCGTGAAAAAAGAAGGCCCGGTTTACTACAGCTGGTACACCGCGAACTCCGACATGCCGGACGACAATGTCTTTTATACCTGTATTGAAGGAAACGGAATCGTCTGGGCCGGAACGGAACAAAGCGGCGTGGTGCGCTTCGATGAAAACCTCTGGCTCGGACCCAAGCCGGTGGCCGAACCTTCCCGCCTCACACTCTTTCCGAATCCGGCGCACGATTTCGTCAACCTCCGATTCGACCATGCGCGACCCGACCTTGTCCAGCTTTACAACATGCAAGGACAATTGATCCGGTCTATGCACAACCTCTCAGCGCCTGTACAGCGCCTTGATCTCACTGGATTATCGGGTGGGTGTTATCTGGTTCGCATCGCGGAAGGAACCCGTATTGAGCGAAAAACACTGATCATCGAATAA
- a CDS encoding PQQ-dependent sugar dehydrogenase, translating to MRISTIATFVAALLLLSGYKPLSAQTLPPGFSQVLVAPGITQPTTMAYTPDGRFFICEQTGAVKVLKNDTLLSRPFITLTTNLNGERGLVGIAIDPDFTNNQYVYLCYTIPTGEFNRVSRFTASGDTVVPGSEVVLLETDTMIANYHGGGHLQIGPDGKLYVAVGENGRSALSQDLNSYLGKILRINLDGSTPSDNPFPGPGKQRNIWAYGLRNPFTFSFQPSTGRFFINDVGEITWEEINDATAGGGNYGWPLAEGVSSDTAFDNPFYSYLHGLSTGQGCAITGGDFFDPDTTNYPTAYQDKYYFIDYCGNWIDYITLSYPPVWSHFASNVANYSVGLMTGPDGNLYFLSRNNEALYKIAYSPNPAAVVVNEPLDQLVSLGYPANFSVSASGTPPFQSQWYKGTTLLLNDTNATLNIPNCAFADSGDYRVVVSNAFGSDTSRYAHLSVTANQPPVAVINTPLPGAHYSGGDLISFSGDANDPEDGVLPDSAFQWVVIFHHDTHVHPGPNAGSGIRSGAFLVPTTGEVSPNVFFRLYLIVRDAEGLVDSAFVDLQPNLSDFTINTQPQGLTIYVDGQPHIAPHTVTGVEGMYRNFGAPWSQASGPSTYFFTRWNNGGALTQTFRTPLNDTAWTAFYGEDVLPFTLNDTVVCINSTLQLSPAGYNSYAWSDGTTGNNYTFNSSVPDTFSIGLTVTDGTGQAGSDSITVIFDVCDQVGTPLGDRIALYPVPSTGRINISESPVPYRLVITDLTGRAVWVESVPAGNVKQLKLPSGVFHFLLQTEQQEILLSRKVVVLE from the coding sequence ATGCGAATTTCCACCATCGCGACCTTTGTGGCCGCCCTCTTGTTGCTGTCCGGTTATAAGCCGCTTTCAGCACAAACCCTTCCGCCCGGATTCTCACAGGTGCTGGTCGCGCCGGGCATCACCCAGCCGACGACCATGGCTTATACGCCCGATGGTCGTTTCTTTATCTGTGAACAGACCGGAGCTGTCAAGGTCCTGAAGAACGATACACTCTTGTCGCGTCCTTTCATCACCCTCACCACCAACCTGAACGGTGAACGCGGCCTGGTCGGAATCGCCATCGACCCCGACTTTACAAACAACCAATACGTCTATCTCTGCTACACGATCCCGACCGGTGAGTTCAATCGGGTCAGTCGTTTCACCGCCAGTGGCGATACGGTGGTGCCGGGTAGTGAAGTAGTATTGCTGGAAACCGATACCATGATCGCCAACTATCATGGCGGAGGGCACCTGCAGATCGGTCCGGACGGCAAGCTCTATGTCGCGGTTGGTGAAAACGGTCGGTCCGCACTCTCACAGGACCTGAACAGCTACCTCGGAAAAATCCTCCGCATCAATCTTGACGGATCAACCCCGTCCGACAATCCGTTTCCCGGACCCGGGAAGCAGCGGAACATTTGGGCCTATGGCCTGCGTAATCCGTTCACCTTTTCGTTCCAGCCCTCTACCGGTCGCTTCTTCATTAATGATGTCGGCGAGATAACCTGGGAAGAGATCAATGACGCAACAGCCGGAGGCGGTAACTATGGTTGGCCTCTGGCAGAAGGCGTCAGCAGCGATACCGCCTTCGACAATCCTTTTTACTCCTACCTGCACGGGCTTTCGACCGGGCAGGGCTGTGCCATTACCGGAGGAGATTTTTTCGATCCGGATACGACCAATTATCCGACCGCGTACCAGGACAAGTATTACTTCATCGACTACTGCGGCAACTGGATCGACTACATCACCCTGAGTTACCCGCCGGTGTGGAGTCACTTCGCTTCAAACGTCGCGAACTACAGCGTCGGCTTGATGACCGGTCCCGATGGTAACCTGTACTTCTTATCGCGCAACAATGAAGCGTTATACAAGATCGCTTACTCGCCCAATCCTGCTGCCGTTGTGGTAAACGAACCACTGGATCAGTTGGTGTCGCTTGGATATCCGGCGAACTTCAGTGTCTCTGCCAGTGGTACACCTCCTTTCCAGTCTCAGTGGTACAAGGGAACGACCTTGCTGCTCAACGACACGAACGCCACACTCAACATCCCGAATTGCGCGTTTGCGGACTCCGGCGATTACCGCGTCGTGGTCAGCAATGCCTTTGGATCCGATACCAGCCGTTACGCGCACCTGAGTGTTACAGCCAACCAACCGCCGGTCGCCGTGATCAATACACCGCTTCCCGGGGCACATTACAGCGGCGGCGACCTCATCAGCTTCTCGGGTGATGCCAATGATCCGGAAGACGGCGTACTGCCCGACTCCGCCTTCCAGTGGGTCGTCATCTTTCACCACGACACGCACGTACATCCAGGACCCAATGCCGGAAGCGGTATTCGCAGCGGAGCTTTTCTGGTGCCGACTACCGGCGAGGTTTCGCCCAATGTTTTTTTCCGGCTCTATCTGATCGTACGGGACGCGGAAGGCTTGGTCGATTCGGCGTTCGTCGACCTGCAACCCAACCTCAGTGACTTTACCATCAACACGCAACCACAAGGATTGACCATCTATGTGGATGGGCAACCCCATATCGCGCCGCATACGGTGACGGGCGTCGAGGGCATGTACCGCAACTTCGGCGCGCCTTGGTCGCAAGCCTCGGGACCATCCACTTATTTCTTCACTCGCTGGAATAATGGCGGTGCGCTCACACAAACGTTCCGTACGCCGTTGAACGATACCGCCTGGACCGCATTTTATGGTGAAGACGTGCTACCCTTCACGCTCAATGATACCGTGGTTTGCATCAATTCGACCTTACAACTGAGCCCGGCGGGGTATAATAGCTATGCCTGGAGCGACGGAACGACCGGGAACAACTATACGTTCAACTCGTCGGTTCCCGACACCTTCAGCATCGGACTGACTGTCACCGACGGTACAGGCCAGGCCGGCAGCGATTCGATCACGGTTATCTTCGACGTCTGCGACCAGGTCGGAACGCCGCTTGGCGATCGTATCGCGCTCTATCCGGTACCCTCCACCGGTCGTATCAACATTTCGGAAAGCCCGGTGCCGTATCGACTGGTCATCACCGATCTGACGGGTCGCGCCGTATGGGTAGAATCGGTGCCTGCAGGGAATGTGAAGCAGCTGAAATTGCCTTCAGGAGTATTCCATTTTCTATTGCAAACAGAGCAACAGGAAATCTTACTCAGTCGGAAGGTGGTTGTCCTGGAATAG
- a CDS encoding cytochrome P460 family protein, producing the protein MNNSLKLMLMLLPAVTTMIACKKDKEESSADQAFSSEIRNGSYSYYQNGNTLSAASPSPHGSFKLKFNSTALAALDSTGELPSGATFPNGSVIVKEVVSGSGVTLLAVMKKEPSNANAGSGWMWAEYEPDGSTVFSVGKKGDGCIGCHSGSPNRDLVRSFDLH; encoded by the coding sequence ATGAACAACTCTCTCAAGTTAATGTTGATGCTGCTTCCGGCAGTTACAACGATGATCGCGTGTAAGAAGGACAAAGAAGAATCATCTGCTGATCAGGCGTTCTCTTCGGAGATCCGGAACGGCAGTTATTCCTATTACCAAAATGGAAACACGCTGAGCGCCGCGTCCCCCAGCCCGCACGGCTCTTTCAAACTGAAATTCAACTCCACCGCATTGGCCGCGCTCGATTCAACAGGCGAACTCCCGTCCGGAGCGACTTTCCCGAACGGCTCGGTGATCGTTAAGGAAGTCGTGTCGGGTTCCGGCGTAACTTTATTGGCGGTCATGAAGAAGGAGCCCTCGAACGCAAATGCCGGCAGCGGCTGGATGTGGGCGGAATATGAACCGGACGGATCTACTGTTTTCAGTGTAGGTAAAAAGGGAGATGGTTGCATCGGGTGCCACAGCGGATCACCCAACCGTGATCTGGTCCGCAGCTTCGACTTGCACTAA